In Macaca nemestrina isolate mMacNem1 chromosome 10, mMacNem.hap1, whole genome shotgun sequence, the genomic window tccgcctcctgggttcaagcaattctcctgcctcagcctcccaagtagctgggattacaggcatgcgccaccatacctggctaattttttgtatttttagtagagatggggtttcaccatgttagccaggatggtctcgatctcccaacctcaggtgatcctcccacctcagcctcccaaagtgctgggattacagcgtgagccaccacacccagccctactagctctttctttaagaaaaaatgaggtccggtgtggtggctcatgcctgtaatgtcagcactttgggaagctaaggtgggagcatcacttgagcccggcagtttgagaccaggccaggcaacatggtgagaccccatctctacaaaaaaaaatatttaaataaaaatgaaaaacgaTTAGAATATATTGGCGCCCATAAATGCTAGCTACTGTGGCATACTAGTCACTACATATTTGCAGATTAAATCTATAACATCTTGAACTTACTTGGGGTGTACTGCCTTCAGATTACAGTGAGGCTCTAATGAACCTCCTCAACAGGACATTACCTTAGGTAAGGATAAGCTTGCCTCTTCAAAATACTGCTAATAAAACAACTAAACCTAAACATGTTAATCGTTAGTATTTCTCATGATTGATTTTAAATGGAACTTGTATTATGGCTGTATGTGTACATTTAaaagaagtttttatttctttggtttttttgttttgttttgagtgtgtgtgtgtgtgtgtgtgtgtgtgtgtgtgtgtgtgtgtttgagacagggtcttgctcggtcacccaggatggaatgcagtggcatgatcatagctcactgcaaccctgaactcttgggctcaaggaatcctcccacctcagcctcccaagtagctgggactccaggcgcacaccaccatgcccaactaatttttgtatgtgtgtgtagagacagggtcttgctttgtgcccaggctgatctcgaactcctaggctcaagcagtccttctgccttggcttcccaacatgttgggattaaggcgtaagccaccatgcccaacccttaaaataaattttaaacaacatTTCAGAGTGGTGTTAGTCATTCTTGTTATATACTCTTTAGGTCTTGATTGGGGTGGACTAGAAGGCTTAGGGtcatttttcttaaacatcaacAAACATATTATTTGTACTCTGAGATGTAGGGATTACACAAAGGTATAAGACATGGTCTCTTCTATGAAATTTAGAAACTTTCACATCTGCACCCTGCTAATTCATCAGTCTGTTAATGAGTCCAATTTCGGAGTCACTTCCAGGCCTTTCTGCACCGCCCTCCTAACTTTTTATCTCTCCTCAAAGCATCCATTGCCCCCCCACCCCATGCTAATTCTTTTGTGGCACTACTTATAAtctattgtaatttttttggtTGCTAGTTTAGCTCCCTTACTCCTCTTTAGAGCAAACACTGCATCTTTTATCTCCATTTCTCTAGAACCTGATAATGGAACTACCTCACACAGGGTACTCGGTAGATCTTGTTGGGACTCTAGAATATATGATGCAGAAGATCCAAACACTGTCTCCCAATCAAATTGTGAAATCAAGGACTATGCTGTATTTGTCTCCACTGTCTCACACAAGGCTGGCACAGAGTGAACCCTCAAAATTTGTGAATTGTATGTGCTAAGTGGCAAATATGTGGCAAATGCATATGTAATAGGTACTACAGGAATTCAGGTTGTCAGGGCTAGGGCTGTGGAAGAAATGCTGCACCGAGGAGCTGAGATCTGGTCTGAGCCTTGAAGTAAGGACAACGTAACTAAATAAAGAGGAGAGGAGGATAGCACAGGGAGAGGTTAGAGAATTTGAGACTTTATCCTGGAAGTATTAGGGAACATCAAAGGTTTTGTAACAGTGTACCATGATAGGCATACCAGTTTTTAAAAGCTTACTCTAGTAGTAGTGTGTAGGCTAATTTAGAGAGCAAGCAACTGGAAGCAGGTATTAGATATTACTTTTTCTAAAATACTTTCCTTCATCACTGAAGTCTAGGTTGGGTCTCCACCAGAGTGCTTCCACAGCTCTTCCCCTGTCATAGTGCATATACACTTGTCTTTCTCGTCAATTAAACAAAGCTGCTTAAGGGCAGAACTGTATCTTGTTCAGTATTATGTCTTCAGCGTAATGCTGCAAGCACATGATAAATTAATGATCATTTCTAGGCCTTCCTGTAGTCTCTAAAGCTGTTATCTAAGTGTAGACTAAAAGAGGTCTATGACTTGGCCTTCTATATTCCAGACACAGATTAGGAGGTGCCAGAGGCTTAGCATAATTTACAAATACTTAAAACACCTTACCATTCAATTTGACTTGTCTCACTAAACTGTTTTTTGATTCATTTTGCCTTTGTATCTGTAAGACCTGATTCTAGTACTTTCTCTGCAAGAGGTTggtcaaaaattttttttcagcagaaacccttcCAGAATTACAGGATTTAGGAAAGATATCAAATTTTATACAAAGTTATAGTTTCTAAAAAGCCAAATAACATCTAAGTTACTTACCATTGGAGTTAAAAAGAGGAAATTGTGATCTATTTCAGGCCCTTTAACATTACTTTTCTCTTGAATATGCTTCCATAGAAGTGCTGAAATATCTAGGATTATGTGTtcaggtgtatttttttttttttaacagtgctggccaggcgcagcggctctcGCCTGTAaatctagtactttgggaggccgaggcaggcagatcactagaggtcaacagttcgagaccagcctgaccaacatggtgaaaccccatctgtacaaaaaaataacaaaaattagctaggcatggtggcgcgtacctgtaatcccagctactcggggaagctgaagcaagagaataccttgaacctaggaggcagaggttacagtgagctgagatggttcgactgcactccagcctgggtgacaggctgtctcaaataaataaataaataaataaaacacagggCTAACATATTTGTGAAAACTATTAACGTAATAAATGTCTTTGTCAGCATGATTCTGATATACTTGGATATTTTAGACATCTTCAGAATTTTAACATGGCATGTGTTATGCTCCTGATTGTTAAAGTGTGTTTCTctaatatgaaaattattaaGTAGCCTTGGGAATTGTTTTGTGTTATAAATGCAGCTTGAGTCTACTGAAAGCATCCTTCAGGAAGCTACATCTTCCATGTCTTTGATGACCCAGTTTGAGCAGGAAGTATCCAACCTCCAAGATACCATGCATGGCATTCAAAATAATGAAGAAGTGCTCACTCAAAGGATTCAAAGCCTTAATGAGAAATTTCAGAATATTACGGATTTTTGGAAGAAAAGCCTAGAAGAAATAAACATTAATACAGACATTTTCAAATCAGAAGCAAAACATGCACATTCTCGAGTAACTGTCCAAATTAACTCGGCTGAGCAGGAAATAAAATTGCTCACTGAACGGCTAAAAGATTTGGAAGATAGCACACTAAGAAATATTAGAACAGTAAAAAGACAAGAAGAAGAAGATCTCCTGCGAGTAGAGGAACAGCTAGGCTCTGATACAAAGGCAGTTGAAAAGTTAGAAGAGGAACAGCATGCCCTCTTTGCCAGAGATGAAGATCTAACTAATAAACTTTCCGACTACGAACCCAAAGTTGAAGAATGCAAGACACATTTGCCAACAATTGAAAGTGCTGTTCGCTCTGTTCTCAGAGTCTCTCAGGATCTGataggaacagaaaagaaaatggaagacttGACTATGCAGATGTTTAATATGGAAGATGATATGCTGAAAGCAGTGTCTGAAATAATGGAGATGCAGAAAACCCTTGAAGGAATTCAGTATGATAATCGCATATTAAAGATGCAAAATGAACTGGATGTTCTAAAAGAAAAAGTTCATGATTTTATAGTATACTCAATGCATACtacaggagaaaaggaaactgtgaaagaatataatatagaaaataaaggaattggTGGTGATTTTTAAATGACCTTTATTCTGATGAACCATATCATTATACATAAATTGATTAGTCCATTGATTTTGAGTTACCTTGATATGCCTCATCTTATCCTACATTATTGGAAAATAAATGAGATGTCCACACAAATGGATTATCCACATAATCAAAGCCTTTTAAGCACTGAAACTTatttcattttaaccattttaaatagaaatagttctttaaaaatgtttctctacttttaaaacaagatacttaatacttttaatgtttttaaagcatTAGTGGACATCATTATTAATTTCACCTATTATATTGGACCCACATACATTGATGTCTCCAGGGGCTAATGAAGAGTATTTACTGCTTCACTAAATGACCCCAATTTGCCATTTTTCAAACCTATGTCTCATACCTTTTCTGTCACCTAATCTTGATGTCAGGTTGGTTGGtaatgtgcctgcctcagccagtTCTTCACTTTCTTACATAATTCACTGCAGGTTAAGAATCCATACAACCAAGTTCATGGGAGTTTTgtgtaaaataaaagataacatgCGTGAGGGAGAGTCTGGTGCCTTTGCTATGAATTAATATGCACTTTCTGAAAAACTATGAAGCCTGGGaaacattttagtttttgttaaGGTTCTAAACTGTGTTATGGATACTTGTAAGACTTTTAAAATCAGAGTAAGTATGTTCTTACATAAGGCCTTTCTTAGgaattatgtgtatatacatctTTGAAATATCTTTATATACCTGGGTTTTAAGTTCCAACTGTGTTAGACATGAGTTTGCTAGATCCATGATCTCTAGATggtttacttaaaaataaatagtccaggcgcagtggctcacgcctgtaatcccagcacttggggaggccgaggtgggcggatcacgaggtcaggagatcgagaccatcctggctaacatggtgaaaccccgtctctactaaaaaatacaaaacattagccgggcatggtggcgggtgcctgtagtcccagctactcgggaggctgaggccggagaatggcatgaacccgggaggcagagcttacagtgagccgagatcgcgccactgcactccagcctgggtgacaaagcgagactctgtctcaaaaataaataaataaatacataaataataataaataagccTGTGGTCTGTTTTGAGGGAAAAGTAACATAACTCTGATAACTAGTTATGATAATAACTATGATAGTTAAAAGTATGTCATTTTAAAGATTTCCCAAACCActaaatttgttttatgaattgaTTTTATTTGAAGTTATATAATGTAGTCAACTGTATGTGgaagtttgttcttgtttctttgtcAGTAACCTTACCAGTTTTATAATGAAGTTTTCAGTGGAATTAAAGAACTTGAAAGCAGTCAGTTACAAAAAGGTAGTTTTGATCAAGTAGTCTTAATATGTAAATTTGCAAGTTTTTGTAGGACCCCCAAACTCGTTCTCCATCGGAATTAAGAGGGCCTATGGTAGGCAGCCATGAATCATAAAAATAAGCCTGGCGAGTTCTGTTGTTAAGGGGCATAGCATTAATTTTTGCAGTATTAAAATTACACTTCTTGACTTCTGAATGTCTCATTTGCGTGCACTGACAAAAttctatttgtttacttttattttaatgctaaTAAAACAGATTATAAAGTAAGCTGGAACTTTGTTGTTTTAACCTCCATCCTGTCAAGGCAAATGTAATTTCTTCTCTTATACTCTTCacgtttaaatatttttttctcacctaTCACTACATTTAATATAAGGTTATTTGAACTTATATATACCATGGTAATGGTTACtgaaagtaaatgaaaacaaTGTGGCCACTGTGCTCTATGATGATACAAGGGAAAGAAAAACTGCACTTCTACAAGTATAACATGAGAAAACTATtaaagtgtatatgtgtgtgcatgtgtgtatagatATGTAGATATAGACATATCCTGTATTTACGAAGAGGTTTTCCTATTAAGAAATTGTTATTATAGAGATTTAGATGTActtaatttgtctttttgtttcttccattcatttatttaacccAGAtgcttaaaatttcaaaaacGTTCCTGTATATCAAATATTAAATTACATTGTTAGTCTTCTCTTTAGGGAAAATTACCAATATCCTAAAAcacatttttgtatctttgtaactgataataaattttatatcaaTTAATTTCTTATACAGTGGCCAGACACAGTgccgcatgcttgtaatcccaatactttgggaggctgaggcagaatggcttgagcccaggagtttgagacagcctgggtaacatagtgagaccccgtccctacaaagaaaaaaaaaagtgtaaggaGAAGTGGGGCCAagcacaatggctcactcctATCATTCCAATACtctgggacgctgaggtgggaggatcgcttgagctcaggagttcaagaccagcctggataacatggcgagacttcatgtctactaaaagtcaaaaaaaaagtGCATCCCTGTGGTCCTAGCGACacaggaggctgagcccaggtgttcaaggttgtagtgacctgcaccactgcattccagcctgggtgacagagcaagaccgtgtctcaaaagcATAAGAGTACTGgatcagctgggcgcagtggctcacccctgtaatcccagcactttgggaggctgaggtgggcgggtcacctgaggtcaggagttggagaccagcctggccaatatggtgaaaccctgtctttactaaaaatacaaaaattagccagacgtggtagcaggtacctgtaatcccagctacttgggaggctgaggcaggagaattgcttgaacctgggaggcagaggttgcagtgaaccaaaatcaagccattgcactacagcctggcaacagagtgagactccagaaaaaaaaaaaaaaaaaaaagtactggatcaattttttttaatgtaacatgAATAAATCACTTTTACAATACAAGTACCTACTTTAAACTCTtgaatatacaatttttaaatgtaacattGCCTTAAATTTAGCTAAATGATCAGAAACTATTGACTAAGTATACTTGTATATTTTATAACTAAAACTCTACATTTATTAGCCTGTATGGCTTCATAGAAAAACCCATAAGATGCAaaattagtagtagtatttttaaTGTCAACCTAATTGTAGACCTTCGtatgaatctataaattgttcAAATTTTGATGTACCATTACACAACAATGATGCTGAAAATTTACcaaactcaataagaaaaaaaaaaaaacatccttTGTAGACTTACCCCATATTTGCACAGTTGACAAAAGCTCTACAAATTTTCCTAGCACCTGCTCATTTCAATTTATAAGCTATTAATTaatcttgagacaggatctcactctgtcacccaggctggagtgtagcagcgtgatcacagctcactgcagcttcaacctcctgggcccaagggatcctcccatctcagctcctcagattgcgggaattacaggtgcacaccaccatgcccaggtaattttatttttttgtagaaacagtctcatgttgtctcaaactcctgggctgaagcagttctcccacctcgacctcccaaagtgctgggattagaggcgtaagccaccatgaccagcctatAAACTATTAATTTAATACAAATCAAAATACTCCACCCCAGCTTTATACagcaggaaaggagaaaactacCATTTTAGCACCTGTTAAAATGACATACCCACATGTATGTCAAGCATTTCTAGGAGATGTgcat contains:
- the IKBI gene encoding inhibitor of nuclear factor kappa-B kinase-interacting protein isoform X1, with the protein product MSEVKSRKKSGPKGAPAAEPGKRSEGGKTPEDRGGGGGGWADPRTGLSLLSLGTCLGLAWFVFQQSEKFAKVENQYQLLKLETNEFQQLQSKISLISEKLESTESILQEATSSMSLMTQFEQEVSNLQDTMHGIQNNEEVLTQRIQSLNEKFQNITDFWKKSLEEININTDIFKSEAKHAHSRVTVQINSAEQEIKLLTERLKDLEDSTLRNIRTVKRQEEEDLLRVEEQLGSDTKAVEKLEEEQHALFARDEDLTNKLSDYEPKVEECKTHLPTIESAVRSVLRVSQDLIGTEKKMEDLTMQMFNMEDDMLKAVSEIMEMQKTLEGIQYDNRILKMQNELDVLKEKVHDFIVYSMHTTGEKETVKEYNIENKGIGGDF